A single window of Nicotiana tomentosiformis chromosome 1, ASM39032v3, whole genome shotgun sequence DNA harbors:
- the LOC138908192 gene encoding uncharacterized protein, which yields MSAGAWSHEEILPQVSGQGSAAGLAGPSAQDYRISFYVPRESLGVPIYVSMPVGNSVVVDQVYLSCIVTFCGYETKENLLMLDMTDFEVILGMDWLSLYHAILDCHAKMVTLVMPELPRLEWRGSSISAPSRVISYMKARHMVENDCLAYLDYVRETAAETPTIDSVPVVREFTDVFPSDLPGMPPDRDIDFSIDLAPGT from the exons ATGAGTGCAGGAgcttggtcacatgaggagatcTTGCCCCAGgtttcggggcaaggcagtgcagcagggctAGCAGGGCCATCAGCCCAAGATTATCGCATCAGCTTCT ATGtccctcgtgagtccttgggtgttcctatttatgtgtccatgcccgtgggcaattctgttgttgtggatcaggtCTACTTGTCCTGTATTGTgactttttgtggttatgagaccaaAGAGAATCTTTTGATGCTCgacatgaccgactttgaggtcatcctgggcatggactggttgtctctgtatcatgccatccttgattgtcatgccaagatggttaCCTTGgtaatgccagagttgcctagattagagtggaggggttcatCTATCAGTGCACCTAGTCGGGTTATATCTTacatgaaggctcgacacatggttgagaatgattgtttggcttatctagattATGTTCGGGAAACTGCTGCAGAGACTcctacgattgattcagtgcccgtggtacGGGAGTtcaccgatgtgtttccttctgatttaccaggcatgccacctgatcgtgatatcgatttcagtattgatttggcACCAGGTACCTAA